A window of Metabacillus sp. B2-18 contains these coding sequences:
- a CDS encoding efflux RND transporter periplasmic adaptor subunit produces the protein MKRWVSIVLAVIVIGFIGTNVYLIFKDDSKVQHTVHVEKWTRVQERDIVETFETDGILVPKEEQDVYLPLENIEFQQFLVEEGDEVAIGTPLFLYTSPEIDSLKETLESEITQVEGEIEGVEDYIDSLEDYQSSIPSTTSEIEVDSILEDGLKIDVHASSEMIESTIEQEIYKQELEKRKLEEQKTKYENQLDNINEQENSASMVSNIDGVVVEVNKNLGNPIITIASNELAIEGEFSEKQLKKADTGMKLTATASGEKKKLEGTLDKINPYPVNEPAIDKENAYNFVASILEQPETAPIGTKTTVSVVTAEAIDVPAIRDGAIHGKKTSYVYQLNEDGQIKKKTVEKGLSFDGYTEIVKGSDIGEVTMLSPEKAPQTNTSFVTEMKPKQITKAALKDFTSREVWKYILIGLVER, from the coding sequence ATGAAAAGATGGGTAAGTATTGTGTTAGCAGTTATTGTTATCGGATTTATTGGAACAAACGTTTATTTAATTTTTAAAGATGATAGTAAGGTTCAGCATACCGTTCATGTTGAAAAGTGGACTCGAGTACAGGAACGAGATATTGTTGAAACGTTTGAAACAGATGGGATCTTGGTCCCGAAGGAAGAACAGGATGTATATCTTCCACTGGAAAACATTGAATTTCAGCAATTTCTTGTAGAAGAAGGAGATGAAGTGGCGATTGGAACTCCTTTATTTTTATATACATCACCTGAAATCGATTCTTTGAAAGAAACACTCGAATCAGAAATCACACAGGTTGAGGGTGAAATAGAAGGTGTTGAAGACTACATTGACTCTCTAGAAGACTATCAAAGCTCCATCCCTAGTACCACATCTGAAATAGAGGTAGACTCTATTCTTGAAGATGGGTTAAAGATTGATGTACACGCATCCTCTGAAATGATTGAAAGCACAATTGAGCAGGAAATTTATAAGCAGGAGCTTGAAAAACGAAAGCTTGAAGAACAAAAGACGAAGTACGAAAATCAGTTAGACAACATTAATGAACAAGAAAATTCGGCCTCTATGGTCAGTAACATAGACGGAGTTGTTGTTGAAGTTAATAAAAATCTCGGAAACCCTATTATTACAATCGCATCAAATGAATTAGCAATTGAAGGAGAATTTTCAGAAAAGCAACTCAAAAAAGCTGATACTGGTATGAAATTGACTGCAACTGCTTCTGGCGAGAAAAAGAAGCTCGAAGGTACACTTGATAAAATCAATCCATATCCAGTCAATGAACCAGCAATTGACAAGGAAAATGCGTATAACTTTGTTGCAAGCATTCTTGAACAGCCAGAAACAGCACCAATCGGGACAAAAACAACGGTTTCTGTTGTAACGGCGGAAGCAATTGATGTACCTGCAATACGTGATGGAGCGATTCATGGAAAGAAAACTTCTTATGTTTATCAGTTAAATGAAGATGGACAAATTAAGAAGAAAACGGTTGAAAAAGGCTTGAGCTTTGATGGTTATACGGAGATTGTTAAAGGTTCTGACATTGGAGAAGTTACGATGCTTAGTCCAGAGAAAGCACCTCAAACTAACACTAGCTTTGTAACCGAAATGAAGCCGAAACAGATTACAAAGGCTGCTTTGAAGGACTTTACTTCTCGTGAAGTTTGGAAATATATATTGATTGGTTTGGTTGAGCGGTAA
- a CDS encoding S8 family peptidase, which produces MKSFKKAGVMAFALALTFSSVGQSQVSYATSQPEQAQKSYNEALSKLGFKNSSVQSLPTSKNEEEVFYDDLLVVKYKKGISSNTHKKMGTTLVKKVSSLQYDVVRVTNKKNLDKVAADYMKRADVQSVSKSAKISKLGLPDQKRSEMYHLDNLKIDDATKLAGKNKVKVAVVDTGVDANHPELKNKIVYNYNVMDPMKKGATDLHGTHVAGIIAAEKNNEVGGYGVNPNVQIVSIDVFNRSMFASDYSVAEGILEAVKQKVQVINLSLGSTYPSPIIKEAIDKAIEANITVVAAAGNSGSEMLEYPASFNGVISVGATNEENQLAEFSTYGSSVDVVAPGQDIYSSAYDAERGSTFMELDGTSMASPVVAGTVSLLLSKNPKLTPQQVQYILNTTATDLGSKGYDTTYGFGLINPINALKYDTSKIPAVEKVSEDQLVEKAKTLDGEEKSVQKGAITKLYQTDYYQLPVNAGEYVQVSLDPYKKNNDYEYELYFFPEGETEAAAEKLTVNDVTVGATEASLYKAPEAGTVVIGVKDALKKYSESAKQTYTLTVEKVAELQEDGLSEENMASITKFPYKSGNLYFTEATPPVSEEETPADEEVPVDPLNIGDSDFFTFSVPESSDSSETYEFSSTGVPGIDVTLNLYMVEKFEMDGEVIEEKMLYDAVNDKGYGQGESFTFTGMPGATYILEVTNNPLSELLMWGYLDQGLDLTRGFSSNIPYQVTLDKTVLPADEDQFPEAAYDYSEEVTEEDVEQAYTTKDSIRNGILEDLLALLMGGQEDYYSLVPEIAMPYAVDEVKTGYFQYSGDEDWYSVELDKTGLYEVSYDGKGAEAGIEIYQQDPETGSFNMLASNLYFDMVGVSMNEKTYVGLKADQTYYIKLADPNYRPNSNEYTFSAKFVAESPVDKQESNDVYAEATELKPGTITGNFSTEQDMDMFYFTPDSNGIYGYQVQPVESKTNSKYPKQIQRELDPVVFVIEDTDGDGELDVEEEGKLTITDFGFSGDEERGSFHASKGKGYFVVLFDYYGTASFKDYKFTFASGNKVDEDKGSVIKNNVPSKPISLSKDKSGKLTGTGYLNPSTGKGDVDYYKLVIPNAKQKYKVSLDVPTDIDGVISLYEANGKQILKKDLYGKGDSEEFYVNLKKGTYFFKVEDKNGNASISPYKLTLQ; this is translated from the coding sequence ATGAAAAGTTTTAAGAAGGCAGGCGTTATGGCATTTGCTTTAGCTTTGACTTTTTCCTCTGTGGGGCAAAGTCAGGTAAGCTATGCGACGAGTCAGCCAGAGCAAGCTCAAAAGAGTTATAACGAAGCATTAAGCAAGCTTGGATTTAAGAATTCAAGTGTACAATCTCTTCCTACGTCAAAAAATGAGGAAGAAGTGTTTTACGATGACCTTTTAGTTGTTAAGTATAAGAAAGGTATCTCTTCTAATACTCATAAAAAAATGGGTACAACATTAGTGAAGAAAGTAAGCTCTCTTCAATATGACGTTGTTCGAGTAACGAATAAGAAGAACCTGGATAAAGTAGCAGCAGATTATATGAAGCGTGCTGATGTTCAATCGGTTTCTAAGAGTGCTAAAATCTCTAAGCTTGGTTTACCGGACCAAAAGAGATCTGAGATGTATCATTTAGATAATCTTAAAATTGATGATGCTACAAAACTAGCAGGTAAAAACAAAGTAAAAGTAGCCGTAGTTGATACGGGTGTTGATGCGAATCATCCTGAATTAAAGAATAAGATCGTTTATAACTATAATGTAATGGATCCTATGAAAAAGGGTGCAACAGATTTACATGGTACACATGTAGCTGGGATTATTGCTGCTGAGAAGAACAATGAAGTGGGTGGCTATGGAGTTAACCCAAATGTTCAAATCGTATCGATTGATGTATTTAATCGCTCAATGTTTGCAAGTGATTATTCTGTTGCGGAAGGTATTTTAGAGGCGGTTAAACAAAAGGTACAAGTGATTAACTTAAGTCTTGGATCAACATACCCTTCTCCAATTATTAAAGAAGCAATTGATAAAGCAATTGAAGCGAATATTACTGTTGTTGCAGCAGCAGGTAATAGTGGATCTGAAATGCTAGAATATCCAGCGTCATTCAATGGTGTTATTAGCGTAGGGGCAACGAATGAAGAAAATCAGCTAGCTGAATTCTCAACTTATGGTTCATCTGTTGATGTTGTTGCGCCAGGTCAAGACATCTACAGCTCAGCTTATGATGCGGAACGCGGTTCTACTTTTATGGAGCTTGATGGAACTTCAATGGCTTCGCCTGTTGTAGCTGGAACCGTTTCATTACTATTATCAAAAAATCCTAAATTAACGCCACAGCAAGTTCAGTATATTTTAAATACTACTGCAACAGATTTAGGTAGCAAAGGCTATGACACAACTTATGGATTTGGTTTAATCAATCCTATTAATGCCTTAAAATATGATACTTCAAAAATACCAGCGGTAGAAAAAGTATCAGAAGATCAATTAGTAGAAAAAGCAAAAACACTTGATGGTGAAGAAAAATCTGTTCAAAAAGGAGCTATTACGAAGCTTTATCAAACAGATTACTATCAATTGCCTGTAAATGCAGGAGAATATGTACAAGTAAGCTTAGATCCTTATAAAAAGAATAATGACTATGAATATGAGCTTTATTTCTTCCCAGAAGGAGAAACAGAAGCAGCAGCAGAAAAGCTAACAGTAAACGATGTAACAGTTGGTGCAACAGAGGCTTCCTTATACAAAGCACCTGAAGCAGGAACTGTTGTTATTGGCGTTAAAGATGCATTGAAGAAATATAGTGAATCAGCAAAACAAACGTACACATTAACGGTTGAAAAAGTAGCTGAGTTACAAGAAGATGGTTTATCTGAAGAAAATATGGCTTCTATTACAAAGTTCCCATACAAATCAGGTAACCTATATTTCACTGAAGCAACACCACCAGTTTCAGAAGAAGAAACACCAGCTGATGAAGAAGTTCCTGTTGATCCATTAAATATTGGTGATAGTGACTTTTTCACGTTCTCTGTTCCTGAAAGCAGTGATAGTTCAGAAACATACGAATTTAGTTCAACAGGTGTTCCTGGAATTGACGTTACCCTAAATCTTTATATGGTTGAGAAATTTGAGATGGACGGGGAAGTTATCGAAGAGAAGATGCTTTACGACGCTGTAAATGACAAAGGATATGGACAAGGTGAATCATTCACATTTACTGGTATGCCTGGAGCTACTTATATTCTTGAAGTAACGAATAACCCATTATCTGAATTGTTAATGTGGGGATATTTAGATCAAGGACTAGATTTAACAAGAGGGTTTTCTTCAAACATCCCTTATCAAGTAACACTCGATAAAACAGTATTACCAGCTGATGAAGATCAGTTCCCCGAGGCAGCATATGACTACTCTGAAGAAGTAACAGAGGAAGACGTGGAACAAGCTTATACAACAAAAGATAGTATTCGAAATGGTATTTTAGAAGATTTATTGGCATTACTAATGGGAGGCCAAGAAGATTATTATTCACTTGTCCCTGAGATTGCAATGCCATACGCTGTGGATGAAGTAAAAACAGGTTATTTCCAATATAGCGGTGATGAAGACTGGTATTCGGTTGAGCTAGATAAAACAGGATTATATGAAGTTTCTTATGATGGCAAAGGAGCAGAAGCTGGAATTGAAATTTATCAGCAAGATCCTGAAACAGGTAGCTTTAATATGCTAGCTTCTAATCTATACTTTGATATGGTTGGAGTATCAATGAATGAGAAAACGTATGTAGGATTAAAAGCTGATCAAACATACTATATTAAGTTAGCAGATCCGAATTATCGTCCAAACTCTAACGAGTACACGTTCTCTGCCAAGTTTGTTGCTGAATCTCCAGTTGATAAGCAAGAATCAAACGATGTTTATGCAGAAGCTACAGAGTTAAAGCCAGGAACGATCACTGGTAACTTCTCAACAGAGCAAGATATGGACATGTTCTACTTCACACCGGATTCAAATGGTATTTACGGATATCAAGTACAACCAGTGGAAAGTAAGACAAATAGTAAATATCCTAAACAAATTCAAAGAGAATTAGATCCAGTTGTGTTTGTCATTGAGGACACAGATGGAGATGGAGAATTAGACGTTGAAGAAGAAGGGAAATTAACAATTACAGACTTCGGTTTCTCTGGTGATGAAGAACGTGGATCATTCCATGCATCAAAAGGAAAAGGTTATTTTGTTGTCTTGTTTGATTACTATGGAACAGCATCATTCAAAGATTACAAGTTTACATTCGCTTCAGGGAATAAAGTGGATGAAGACAAAGGGTCTGTCATTAAAAATAATGTTCCATCAAAACCAATTTCACTAAGCAAAGACAAAAGTGGGAAATTAACGGGTACAGGCTACTTAAATCCATCAACTGGTAAAGGTGATGTTGATTACTATAAGCTTGTAATTCCAAACGCAAAACAGAAATATAAAGTATCACTAGATGTACCAACGGATATAGATGGTGTAATAAGTCTTTATGAAGCAAACGGAAAGCAAATTCTTAAAAAGGATCTTTATGGAAAAGGAGATTCTGAAGAGTTTTATGTGAACCTGAAAAAAGGTACTTACTTCTTTAAAGTAGAAGATAAAAATGGTAATGCTAGCATTTCACCATATAAGTTAACACTTCAATAA